In the Lampris incognitus isolate fLamInc1 chromosome 11, fLamInc1.hap2, whole genome shotgun sequence genome, one interval contains:
- the cfap91 gene encoding cilia- and flagella-associated protein 91 has protein sequence MSASATRAFDEPNGRHRRVTPHRAYDCLYDPVYTVCGGDAERSGSSFQAVGRLRKVPKFGSMFSDLPHHPRYALRPDATDPVPAFIERRWRGHVEQRREALQQLAGVIPGDQSCLRVGECRVTGADRWKFFKRPLVPFAQQVPPDVVFDSAQANQLAADGKGAEQQPVPLQRTVGVQTDYRDSEVQTDPYSPDYVVRPGTAPSELLTLATLTWGRGLPAGLAEVEMIERARAKRAWEATLPPLDDLSQLDRRRQMMEEIETKEWAFREEEIQKLQEARLAVLRDLLRQREEAQKKATVERLDQTYSRYQKDKDTKLHKIRKDHILSLRKLTAKRRNLEGKLERRDIVKDYTDYSSQTYAPLARSGVIPRQNSQSAVKSRYLDTYEGLLKLEAELPASVVDLQVKAPKAKAGRGFAGRSERREMELAKMCLAIREEKEKVAVKKPLRFLVKKEEPAPRPLTPRVDEPPEGEEERELAVTFLQKLLRGRSVQYQMFEGKEKHLDLIGELRTTHALLKEEQDLLNADARITETLKNQRDLHRHKTSEEEACQAGMVGAALVDLLDTLSKELIRLQEERRIHAMALLAERQRRIREAEESGRRQAEERRRREEDEIFRQVVQVHQDTVDLYLEDIILDTIDKTADQQAREEIRKMATEVDNIAYAMEESRTDLQSEEIVSELVYSFLIPEVQKINVRHRVQQSQRRHLQAAQRIIEEAAISSGVSPSLLETPQPASSLDGAAGPNSDGDDQPRGAGAESRGAEQRDG, from the exons ATGAGCGCGTCTGCGACTCGTGCGTTTGACGAGCCAAACGGGCGCCACAGACGCGTCACACCGCACCGGGCGTACGACTGTCTTTACG ACCCCGTGTACACGGTGTGCGGAGGAGACGCGGAGCGCAGCGGGTCCAGCTTCCAGGCGGTGGGCAGACTG AGGAAAGTGCCAAAGTTTGGCTCTATGTTCAGCGACCTGCCGCACCACCCTCGCTATGCTCTTCGCCCGGACGCCACAGACCCGGTGCCCGCCTTTATTGAGCGACGTTGGCGGGGCCACGTGGAACAACGCAGAGAGGCGCTACAGCAGCTGGCTGG GGTCATTCCAGGGGACCAGTCATGCCTCAGAGTCGGAGAGTGCCGTGTGACTGGAGCTGATCGCTGGAAGTTCTTTAAACG CCCTCTGGTTCCTTTTGCCCAGCAAGTTCCCCCAGATGTGGTCTTTGATTCTGCACA AGCAAACCAATTAGCTGCCGACGGAAAAGGTGCTGAGCAACAGCCCGTCCCGTTGCAGCGTACTGTCGGGGTGCAGACGGATTACAGAGACAGCGAGGTGCAGACAGATCCCTACAGCCCTGACTATGTGGttcgacccgggacggccccctcAGAGCTCCTGACCTTGGCGACTTTGACATGGG GTCGAGGTCTTCCAGCAGGCCTGGCAGAGGTGGAGATGATAGAACGAGCACGCGCCAAGAGGGCCTGGGAGGCCACCCTGCCTCCCTTGGATGACCTGAGCCAGCTGGACAGGAGGAGGCAGATGATGGAGGAGATTGAGACTAAGGAGTGGGCCTTCAGGGAAGAGGAAATCCAGAA GCTGCAGGAGGCTCGCCTTGCTGTTCTGAGGGACctgctgagacagagagaggaagcccAGAAGAAGGCCACAGTAGAAAGACTGGACCAGACGTACTCCCGGTACCAGAAAGACAAGGACACCAAGCTGCACAAGATCCGCAAAGACCATATCCTCT CACTGAGAAAGCTGACAGCTAAGAGGAGGAATTTGGAGGGGAAGCTTGAGCGCCGCGACATCGTCAAAGATTACACAGACTACTCGTCTCAGACATATGCCCCTCTGGCCCGAAGCGGGGTTATTCCTAGACAGAACAGCCAGTCTGCAGTCAAGAGCCGCTACCTCGACACATATGAAG GTTTGCTGAAGCTGGAGGCGGAACTTCCTGCCTCAGTTGTTGATCTACAAGTGAAAGCGCCCAAAGCCAAAGCCGGCAGGGGCTTCGCCGGGCGCTCCGAGCGCAGAGAGATGGAGCTCGCAAAGATGTGCCTG GCCATtagggaggagaaggagaaagtgGCGGTGAAGAAGCCCTTGCGTTTCCTCGTCAAGAAAGAGGAGCCGGCTCCTCGTCCCCTTACCCCCAGGGTGGACGAGCCCCCAGAG ggggaggaagaaagagagctGGCAGTCACCTTCTTGCAGAAACTGCTGAGGGGTAGAAGCGTTCAgtaccag atgTTTGAGGGCAAAGAGAAGCATCTGGACCTGATCGGGGAGCTGAGGACAACCCACGCGTTGCTGAAGGAGGAGCAGGATCTCCTGAACGCCGACGCTCGGATCACAGAGACGCTGAAAAACCAGCGAGATCTGCACAGACACAAG ACCTCCGAGGAAGAGGCCTGCCAAGCTGGTATGGTCGGAGCAGCGCTCGTGGATTTGTTAGACACCCTGTCCAAGGAGCTGATTCGCCTGCAGGAGGAGCGCAGAATCCACGCCATGGCCCTGCTGGCTGAGAGACAGCGTCGTATACGTGAGGCTGAAGAGAGTGGAAGGAGACAAGCGGAGGAGCGCCGACGCAGGGAGGAGGATGAGATCTTCAGACAG GTGGTGCAGGTGCATCAGGACACTGTGGATTTGTACCTGGAGGACATCATCTTGGACACCATCGACAAAACAGCCGACCAGCAGGCAAGAGAGGAGATCCGCAAGATGGCAACGGAGGTCGACAACATTGCATATGCAATGGAGGAAAG ccGCACGGATCTTCAGTCAGAGGAGATTGTGTCTGAGTTGGTGTACAGCTTCCTCATCCCAGAGGTCCAGAAGATTAATGTCAGGCACAGAG TGCAACAGAGCCAGCGTCGACACCTGCAGGCTGCCCAGAGAATCATCGAGGAGGCAGCGATTAGTTCTGGGGTCTCTCCAAGTCTTCTGGAGACCCCACAGCCAGCCTCTTCCTTGGACGGGGCTGCAGGGCCAAACTCTGATGGTGATGATCAGCCAAGGGGAGCAGGGGCAGAGTCGAGAGGAGCAGAGCAAAGAGACGGTTAA